The sequence GTGATGGGTGCATCTGTGAGCACAGCCCCGATGGTCGTGTTGAGGTGGGCCTCCGCCAGGCTCTGTGCGGCGGCGAAGCGCTCCACGTCCACGGGGGTTTTCTCCGGAGCTCCGAACAGACGGCCGGTCTCACCATCGATGACGTTGCCCACGGGGTTGGCCACGATGACGGCGGCAAGGGTGTAGGGGGAGACGTCGATAAGCGCTATGCCCACTCCCCCGCGCACCTTGCCTGCGCACGCCCCCACTCCTGCACCCACGCTGCCTGTAGAGGCATCATGACCGCTCAATGCGCTGCGCAAGGCCGCTGCACCATCCTCCGCGGTAGGGCGCTGCGGGCCAGCCAACAGATCGAAGATGACCGCACCGGGCACGATAGGCACGCGTGGGCCCGGCTTGTCCTCGCCAAAGACGGGAAAACCGACCCCGGCCTCCGCAAGCTCGCGCATGACTCCGTCCGCGGCTGCCAAGCCAAAAGCCGAGCCGCCGGCCAACACTAGGGCGTGGATACGCTCGACGGTATTGTGCGGCTCCAACAAGTCTGTCTCGCGCGTGCCGGGGCCGCCGCCGCGCACGTCAACGCTGGCCACTGCGCCGTGCTCGCCACAATAGATGACGGTAACCCCAGTATCCTCGCGCGTGGCGTGGCCGACAGAAAATCCGATCTCGGGCAAACTCCGCATGGGCTTAATCCAGAATGACGTTGAGCAAAGAGTCC is a genomic window of Corynebacterium singulare containing:
- a CDS encoding P1 family peptidase: MRSLPEIGFSVGHATREDTGVTVIYCGEHGAVASVDVRGGGPGTRETDLLEPHNTVERIHALVLAGGSAFGLAAADGVMRELAEAGVGFPVFGEDKPGPRVPIVPGAVIFDLLAGPQRPTAEDGAAALRSALSGHDASTGSVGAGVGACAGKVRGGVGIALIDVSPYTLAAVIVANPVGNVIDGETGRLFGAPEKTPVDVERFAAAQSLAEAHLNTTIGAVLTDAPITKAQAKRLALAGHDGIARAVRPAHSPLDGDAIFAASSSAAGTASDVDSEVLATLSAAAADAVEAAIVDAVVSASPGLGLEAYSSLLAC